From Xylanibacter oryzae DSM 17970, a single genomic window includes:
- a CDS encoding desulfoferrodoxin has translation MTKQKQVYRCNICGNIVEVVNPAGGTLSCCGQPMELLEENTKDAALEKHVPIIEKIHGGYKVTVGAVEHPMMEEHYIMWIELITEDRVYRKYLKPGDKPTATFMTDATDVKAREYCNLHGHWMSK, from the coding sequence ATGACAAAGCAAAAACAAGTTTACCGCTGTAATATTTGCGGAAACATCGTAGAGGTGGTTAATCCAGCAGGAGGTACACTATCATGTTGCGGTCAGCCTATGGAACTTTTGGAAGAGAACACTAAAGATGCTGCTTTAGAGAAACATGTTCCTATCATTGAGAAAATACACGGTGGATATAAAGTAACAGTTGGTGCTGTTGAGCATCCTATGATGGAAGAACATTATATCATGTGGATTGAATTGATAACAGAAGATAGAGTGTATCGTAAATATCTGAAACCGGGTGATAAGCCTACTGCTACTTTCATGACTGATGCAACAGACGTTAAAGCTCGTGAATATTGCAATTTGCACGGACACTGGATGTCTAAATAG
- a CDS encoding sigma-54-dependent transcriptional regulator, giving the protein MDSVLIIDDEQQIRRLLSRIIELEGYEVLQAADCNSAMKQLRLHNPQVTLCDVFLPDGNGVDFVKTIKKSNPETEVILLTAHGNIHDGVQAIKNGAFDYITKGDDNNKIIPLINRAMEEAKGKTDTTKTLQVNGQYTFDSICGNSKSIQQAISLAQKASTTDVSILLNGETGTGKEVFAQAIHNGSKRSGKPFVAINCSAFSKDLLESELFGFKAGAFTGAMKEKKGLFQMADKGTLFLDEIGEMAFELQAKLLRVLETGEYIMLGDTQTTKVDVRIISATNRNLTHEIEQQNFREDLYYRLSVFQIPLPPLRERTEDIEPLAQHFINYFKSKSGKKIVTMTPEYLNALKSFKWKGNIRELRNVIERSIIVGNEDLTLQDLPIEMQTKKEETHTEFELAQMEKRHITRVLQYTKGNKTEASRLLKIGLTTLYRKIEEYGIS; this is encoded by the coding sequence ATGGACAGTGTACTTATTATAGATGATGAACAACAGATACGCAGACTTTTGTCTCGTATAATAGAACTAGAGGGTTATGAGGTCTTACAGGCTGCTGATTGCAATTCGGCAATGAAGCAGTTAAGGCTTCATAATCCTCAAGTTACTTTATGTGATGTCTTCTTACCGGATGGAAACGGCGTGGATTTTGTAAAGACCATAAAGAAGTCTAATCCTGAAACAGAAGTGATATTACTTACTGCCCATGGAAATATTCATGACGGTGTACAGGCCATAAAAAATGGAGCTTTTGATTATATAACCAAGGGTGATGATAACAATAAAATAATTCCACTCATCAACCGTGCTATGGAAGAGGCGAAAGGTAAAACTGATACAACTAAAACTCTTCAAGTAAATGGACAATATACATTTGATAGCATCTGTGGAAATTCTAAAAGCATACAACAGGCTATCTCATTAGCCCAAAAGGCTTCAACAACAGACGTAAGTATACTTCTTAATGGTGAGACTGGCACAGGTAAGGAAGTCTTTGCACAGGCGATACACAATGGAAGCAAGCGAAGTGGAAAACCATTTGTGGCTATTAACTGTTCGGCATTCAGTAAAGATCTGCTCGAAAGTGAACTGTTTGGTTTTAAGGCCGGGGCGTTTACAGGAGCTATGAAAGAGAAGAAAGGACTCTTTCAGATGGCGGATAAAGGAACTCTGTTTTTAGATGAAATAGGAGAAATGGCATTTGAGTTGCAGGCAAAGTTATTGCGCGTTTTAGAAACAGGCGAGTATATAATGCTGGGGGATACCCAGACCACAAAAGTAGATGTTAGGATAATCTCTGCCACCAATCGTAATCTAACCCATGAAATAGAACAGCAGAATTTCCGTGAGGATCTATACTACAGATTATCTGTATTTCAAATACCCTTGCCACCATTACGCGAGCGGACAGAAGACATTGAACCGCTTGCTCAACATTTTATAAATTATTTTAAGAGTAAGTCAGGGAAGAAAATTGTAACAATGACTCCTGAATACCTTAATGCCTTGAAATCATTTAAGTGGAAAGGGAATATTCGTGAATTGCGCAATGTTATAGAACGGAGTATTATTGTTGGTAATGAAGACCTTACTTTACAAGATTTGCCGATAGAAATGCAAACTAAAAAAGAAGAAACTCATACTGAGTTTGAATTGGCTCAGATGGAGAAAAGACACATAACCAGAGTCCTTCAATATACCAAGGGAAATAAGACGGAAGCGTCACGCTTGTTGAAAATAGGACTGACTACTCTTTATAGAAAGATAGAAGAATACGGTATATCATAA